The Solidesulfovibrio sp. genomic interval GGCCGCCCTTCTCCGACGCCCTGCTCGCCGCCGCCCCCGGCGCGGTCATCGCCGAGTACAAGCGGGCCTCGCCGTCGGCCGGCGACATCAACCTGGGCCTGGCCCCCGAAGCGGTCGCGGCCATGTACGCCGCCTCGGGCGCGGCCGCCATCTCGGTGCTCACCGAACAGACCTACTTCAAGGGCTCCCTGGACTACCTGGACGCCATGAGCGGCGTGGGCCTGCCCCTGCTGCGCAAGGACTTCCTGCTCCACCCCCTCCAGGTGGCGGAGACCGCCGCCACCAAGGCCTCGGCCCTGCTGCTCATCGTGCGCATGCTCACCGACGACGAACTGGCCGAGATGCTGCGCCTGACCTACGACGCCGGCCTCGAAGCCGTGGTCGAGGTCTTCGACGAGGACGACCTGCGCCGGGCCGAATCGGCCGGGGCGCGCATCATCCAGGTCAACAGCCGCGATCTGGACACGCTGACCACGGACCTCGGCGTGGCCCGACGCCTGGCCGCCCGTAAACGTCCCGGCCGCATCTGGATCGCCGCCAGCGGCATCGCCGCGCGCGCCGACGTCCTGGAGATGGCGACGCTCGGCTACG includes:
- a CDS encoding indole-3-glycerol-phosphate synthase, with the protein product MLEKFRAAQAPAIRRLKELEAAEKLPLPYPGPRPPFSDALLAAAPGAVIAEYKRASPSAGDINLGLAPEAVAAMYAASGAAAISVLTEQTYFKGSLDYLDAMSGVGLPLLRKDFLLHPLQVAETAATKASALLLIVRMLTDDELAEMLRLTYDAGLEAVVEVFDEDDLRRAESAGARIIQVNSRDLDTLTTDLGVARRLAARKRPGRIWIAASGIAARADVLEMATLGYDAVLVGTSLMDGADPGAALARLTGKAD